The following nucleotide sequence is from Nesterenkonia xinjiangensis.
CCGCTGTCCGTTCCCCGGACCAGTCTAGTCGGGGCGGCGGCGGAGCACCGGCAGGGCACCGGCGGCCCGGTTCAGGCCGTGGCGCGTCCGTGCTTCAACTCGTCGCCCGAGTGGACGTCCCCGATGAGCTGCCGCTGCCGAGCGTCGGCGCTGTCCTTCCCCGGTCTGCCCTTGAGCACCTGCACCACGGACGGACGCGGCAGCGCGGACAGCCCGGGCTCCCGATACGCCACATAGTCGGGGAATGCCGAGCGCTGATCAGCCCAGGTGCCGTCCTCGCCAGGATGCTGGACGGCCACGAAGACGGTGCGCTCCTCATCGTGGATCACCGGGCCGCAGGTCTCGGCATCGGCCGGCACTGAGAGAAACTGCTCCACCTTCCCGCGGTTCTCCCCCTCCAGGTGAACTTTGAACAGTCCGTCGCACAGACCGATCCCGCTGGGGGCGCCGTCGGTGGAGATCCACAGGTTCCCCTGAGAGTCGAAGGCCACGTTGTCCGGGCAGGAGATCGGTGAGACCTGGTCCTCCGGGTATCCGCTGAAATAGGCGGCGTCGTCCGTGGAGGGATCGCCGCAGACCAACAGCAGCGTCCAGTCGAAGGCCGTGGAGGCTTGGTCCCCGCGCTCGGTGATCTCGACGATGTGACCGTCGCGGTTCTGCGCCCGCGGGTTGGGCTCGTCGACGTCGGCCGCACCGTCGGTGCCGCGCTGGGAGTTGTTGGTGCAGGCCATGTAGACCTTCCCCGTGTGCGGGTTCGGCTCCACGTCTTCGGGCCGGTCCATCTTCGTGGCCCCGGCGGCGTCGGCGGCCAGCCGCGTGTGGACCAGCACCTCCTCGGCGGTGAAGCCAGCCACCTGCGGCTCCCCGTCGAAAAGCAGCGGCAGCCATTCCCCGGTCCCGTCGAACGCTCCATCGGAGGGCAGGGCGCCGGAACCGTCGATCTCCGACGCGGGAGAGTTCCCGGAGAACTTCGCGACGTAGAGGTCGCCCGAGGTCAGCAGAGTCTTGTTATGCTCCCGGTCCCCGTCGACGTAAGTCCCGTGGGAGACGAACTTGTACAGGTAGTCGAAACGCTCGTCATCCCCGGCGTAGGCCACCGCATGCCCGGACCCGGAGAGGATGACGTTGGCGCCCTCATGCTTGAAACGGCCCAGGCTGGTGTGCTTGACCGGCGTGGACTCGGGGTCCCATGGGTCCACCTCCACGATCCAGCCGAAACGGTTCTTCTCGTTCTCATAGCCGGGGTTCCGGGTGTCGAAGCGGGGCTCGTCCTGCTCCCAGCCGCGGACCGTGGGCTCGGCGTCGATTCCGTACCGACGGTCGGCATCTGAGGTGCCCTCAGAGACGAAGTACCCGTGGAAGTTCTCCTCCCCGGAGAGGAAGGTCCCCCACGGGGTGAGTCCTCCGGCACAGTTGTTGAGCGTGCCGCGGACCGTGCGCCCCTCCGGGTCATCGGCGGTGGCCAGCAGCTCCGAACCGGCCGCAGGTCCGGTGAACGCGAACTCGGTGTCCAGCAGGAAGCGGCGGTTGCGCGCGCCCTCGACGTCGACCCGCCAGGCGTGGTTCCGGTTCTTCCGAGTGACCTCGACGATGCTCATCCCATGCGCGGCCATGCCCACGGCCCGGCGGACGGCGTCGTCGGTGCCGTCGGGGAACATGATGTCCTCATTGGTGTACTCGTGGTTGGAGAACAGCACAGCCCGGCGGCCCTTCGACCCGGGGACCTCCACGATCTCCAGGTAGTCGTTGTTGTACCCGAACTGCTTCGCCTGGGCCTCGGCGGTCTGGTTCTCCACATCGAACTCCGGGGCGTCAGGGAAGACCCTGTCGCCCCACCCGATGATCGGCTCCCAGGTGTACCCCTCGGGCACGATCAGACCGTCGACGTCGTGATGGACGGGATTGATCGGGGAGAACCTCAGCTTCGAGCCGGTCGCCGCCGCCGCAGGGGCGGGGCCCGTGCCGGCGGCAGCTCCCACCGCGAGGGCCAGCGCACCCGCCGCCGAGGCCCCGAGGAGCTGGCGTCGGGTCAGTGCCGCAGAGGCCACCTCGCGGAACGTCTCATTGCCGGAGGTGTTGCACACCTCCCCGGCACAGGCGTTGGCGCATTTCAAGGCGCAGGTGACGGCACTGCGCTTGCCGCGGACGTGGCCGAGCATGGGCAGCATCTCCCGGACGGGCATCGTGGTGCTTCCTCTCACAGACGTGGGGCAGAACGCCTTCACGATTCCAGGGGCAGGAAGCGCCGGTGAGACGACCTGGTGAACTCCCGGCGACGTTCGCGCGACATCGCGCTGACGTGGGATGCTCCTTCATGAGCTTCGGGACGAGCCGGTTCGGAGCGTCCCGCACGCGGTGTGGTCAGCGCGAGCCCTCAACTCGGCACGCCGAGTTATTGTGAATCACTCAGATCTAGGGCAGACTGGTCTCGTGAGCACGATGACCGACTGGCCCTCCCAGCTGCGCGAACGCGGACTGCGCGTCACCCGCCAGCGCCTGGCCGTGCTCGAGGCCGTGGCTCAGGACCCGCACCGTCCCGCTGAGGCGATCCACTCGCGGGTCACCGAACAGCTGCCTGAGATCACGGTGCAGTCGGTCTACACGGTGCTCCACGACCTCACCGCACGGGAGTTGCTGCGCCGCTTCGACCCTCCCGGCTCCCCGGCCTGCTACGAGACTCGCACCCACGACAACCACCACCACGCCATCTGCACCGCCTGCGGGCGCATCGAGGACGTCGAGTGCGTCCACGGCGAGGCACCCTGTCTGCAGACTCCGGCCGGACTGGGGATGACCGTGGAGGTCGCCGACGTCGTCTTCCGCGGGATCTGCGACGACTGCGCAGCGGCCCGCGCTCAAGGCGGAGCCGGAGAGCAGCAGTCGGCGCCCGACGCCTCCCCGGAGGGAACCCCCGCCTCCCGAGAGACCGCCTCCGCCCGTTGACCCGCGCGTCCGGCCGCCCTGCGGACCAGCCGCGCCACCACGACCTACCGCATCCGAGAACCACCCAAGTAAGAAGAGAAAGGGACAGTCATGACCACTGGCAACACCCCGCACGCCACCGGGTCGACGACCCAGGCCGGCATCCCGGCAGTGAGCGACCGTCATTCCCTCAGCGTGGGCCCCGATGGTCCGCTGCTGCTGCACGACCACCACCTGATCGAAACGCTGGCGCACTTCAACCGGATGAACGTGCCGGAGCGTCGCCCCCACGCCAAGGGCGCCGGCGCCTTCGGCACCTTCGAGGTGACCGAGGACGTCTCCCAGTACACCAAGGCCGACCTCTTCCAGCCCGGCCGCACCACCGAGACCCTGCTGCGCTTCTCCACCGTGGCCGGTGAGCTCGGCTCCCCGGACACCTGGCGCGACGTCCGCGGCTTCGCGCTGAAGTTCTACACCGAAGAGGGCAACTTCGACCTCGTCGGCAACAACACCCCGGTGTTCTTCGTCCGCGACCCCATGAAGTTCCCGCACTTCATCCGCTCCCAGAAGCGCCTCCCGGACTCCGGACTGCGTGACGGCCACATGCAGTGGGACTTCTGGACCCAGAACCCGGAGTCGGCACACCAGGTCACCTACCTGATGGGCGACCGCGGCCTGCCGGCCTCCTGGCGCCGCATGAACGGCTATGGCTCCCACACCTACCAGTGGAACAACGAGGCCGGCGAGCGCTTCTGGGTGAAGTACCACTTCCTCAACGACGCCGGCTTCGACACCATGACCAACGAAGAGGCAGAGAAGCTGGCCGGTGCGGACGCCGACTTCCACCGTCGCGACCTGTTCGATGCCATCGCCCGCGGCGAGCACCCCACCTGGACCCTCTACGTCCAGGTCATGCCGTACGAGGACGCCAAGACCTACAAGATCAACCCCTTCGACCTGACGAAGATCTGGCCTCAGGCGGACTACCCGCGCATCAAGGTCGGCACGCTGACCCTGAACCGCAACCCGCGGAACTTCTTCGCGGAGATCGAGCAGGCCGCGTTCTCTCCCGCCAACATGGTCCCGGGCACCGGCAACTCGCCGGACAAGATGCTGCTGGGCCGCAACTTCGCCTACGCGGACGCTCACCGCTACCGCATCGGTACCAACTTCCAGCAGCTGCCGGTCAACCGTCCGAAGAACGAGGTCCACTCCTACAACTTCGAGGGCAACATGTGGTACGACCACAGCGGCGACAAGCCGGTCTACGCCCCGAACACGGTGGAGGGTTCGACCTGGTCCGACGAACAGGGCCCGGTGGACAACGGCTGGGAGGCCGACGGCGAGCTGGTCCGCTCCGCCTACACCCTGCGCGAGCAGGACGACGACTTCACCCAGCCCGGCGTCCTGGTCCGCGAGGTCTTCGACGACGCCGCCCGCGACCGTCTGGTCGAGACCGTCTCCGGCGCCCTCGACGGCGTCCGCGAGCCCGTGCTCTCGAACGCCTTCCAGTACTGGAAGAACGTCGACGCCGAGGTCGGTCAGCGCATCGAGGACGCCGTCAAGAACGGCTGATCCGCACTGATCCACGCTGATCCGCATCGCGCGGATCGTGCGCTGAGCAGTCCCGCACACAGCAGGAGGCCCCTCCCCCGGCATGATGCCGGCGGAGGGGCCTCCTGTCTGTGAGGAGGGCGCGTCACGCAGACCGCGTCGCACCCGCCGAGTGGGATCAGCCCTCCAGGCCGTCCTCCTCCTCAGCACCCTCGTCCTCGAGTCCACCCTCGGTGTCCTCGTCAGCGGGGTCATCCTCGAAGCCGGGGTCCTCCTCAGCCGGGTCCTCCTCCGGGAGGCCCTCGTCGGCCGGGTCCTCCTCCGGAGCACCCTCGTCAGCCGGGTCCTCCTCCGGAGCACCCTCCTCCTCGACCGGAGCGTCCTCGGGTGCCTCACCCTCGGTGTCGCAGGCAGTGATGCCGAACAGAGCCAGCGAGCCGACTCCGACCGCAGCGGCCAGGGAACGAAGCTTGTTTGCGTCGGTTGCAGCCATGATGTGCACCTCCGTGATCACGCATCGCATGTGATGCTCCGCGGACTCTCCGCGATTCTCTTCTCGGCCGCCCGGCAGGTGATCCGCAGCTGCGAACCGCAGTGCCGATCCGGACGGCTTGAGACCATCATGGACATATCCGAGGGGCTCCACGAAAGTTGAGAGCGGCCTTTCCGGGGGACTCAGGGGAAGCTCTTACGAAGCATTGAGCACTTACACATGTTCGGCCGACTCTCTGATCAGATGCTGGACGAAGCAGCGATGTTCTGTCCAGGCCCGCTGGGAGACCCCTCCCCGCTTCCCGGCCGCGACAGGGCCCGCGCCCGCTCACTCCGCAGGGCTCGGCGCAGCACCACCAGGGCGAGAGCCCACTCCGAGGAGGGGCGGACCAGACGCCGGCACGGCGCTGCGTGGCCAGGTACGCGTGGCCCGGTGCTGGCGGCCCGGTGCTGGCGGCCCGGCACACACAGATCGGCCCCGGCGGTTTGCACCGCCGGGGCCGTTCTTGGCCATCAGGGACGATCCGTGAAGATCAACCTGCAGCCATCGTCGTAACAGAAGAGGCCTGTGGGAAGCCGGAGCTTCCGAAGGGACCTCGATCGTCAGAGGAGACGAGGGATCAGCCCTCCTCTTCCTCCTCCATCGGGTCCTCCTCGGCCGGGTCCTCAGCCGGGTCCTCTTCCATACCCTCTTCTTCCTCGACCGCCGGGTCCTCTTCGCCGGTGTCCCCATTGGTGTCGCAGGCAGTCACGCCGAACAACGCCAGGGAACCGACACCGAGTGCGGCAGCCAGAGAGCGAAGCTTGTTGTCGTCGGTGGTAACCATAGGATCAGTACCTCCGTCCAGGTGCATCGTTGATGCATCGCGGTCTTTCCGCTGGTCACCTGATCTGACCGTTCATCGGCAGTCCCCTGCCTCGACCAGATGACTCATGTCCATTCTCACCACACCTGTTCCCTGAAAGGAAGCTCTACAAATGCTTTCTCCCGATACTATGAGGAAGCTCACATGAAGTGTTCAGGTTGCCGCGTGGATCACGCTCTACCTGGATGGGAGCTGGACGCGAACTCCTCGGACAGACTCACCGAGGACCCGCTCAGCTCAGGAGCTCCTCGATGTCCTGGACCGTGAGGATGTCCTCGTCCGCAGGACGTTCCGGCTCCTCAGCCTCGTTCCAGTCGCTGAACCGGACGTCGAAGTGGCCGGTTTCGTCCTCGGCCTGGACGGAGAGCAGCACCGGCTCCTCCCCAGCCCGTACGACGACCTCCCGGCCATCGCCCGTGTAGACCCAGACCTCCTCGCCGTCCCGGGTCTCCGCCGCTGCCTCGAGCTCATCGAAGCCGCCGCCGGACTCCAGGCTCTCGCGAAACTCATCCAGCCACTCGGTGATCGTGAAGCCCTCGGGAAAGATCTCCGAGTAGTCCACCCACCGGCCCGCGAACTCGTCCTCCAGCTCGTCCTCATCGATCTCACCGGGAAACTGCTCCGCGACGGCACGCAGCTCGTCCTCACCGCGCAGGTACGTGGCGTCCTCGAAGGTGATGTACTCGGCCTGGGCTGCGTCGGACTCCTCCCGCATGGTCAGCGCTGAGCCGTCCACCTGCCCCGAGTAGTGCTGGGTGATGGTGCCGGTGTCCTCGATGTCGACCTCACCCTCGACCTCGTCGGCATCAGAGGGCACCTCGGCATCGAGGACCACCGACTCGGCCCGATCCATCGTGTCCCACAGCTGGGACTCGATCTCTGAGATCTCCGGGGCCTCGTCGTCCGGCTCCTCCTCAGCGATCTCGTCAGGCTCGTCACCCTGATCCTCGGCGCCGTCCGGGTCGACGTCCTCCTGCGCCGCATCCTCCGGCTGATCATCGTCGGGCGCACAGGCGGTCAGCGTCAACACGGCGATTCCTGCGATGCCGAGCATCTTCGTCGGCAGCGGGGCCGGCCGGGTCTCCAGTTCCTCAGTCACGTGGTGCCTCCTTCAGACGGTCCGTCCTCTTCCGTTCCGCCGCGCGACAGGCGCGGCTCCATCAGCCCTGCTCGACGTCCTCGACGTCCTCGGCGTCGTCGACCTCGTCGTCGGGACCGTCCCCGGTCTCCTGGTCGGTCGGCCAGCCCTGCTGTTCGGCGATGGCATCGAAGATGTCGTCCAGAGTGATGACGTTCTCAGGCTCATCCGGAGTCTCCGTGGAGTTCCAGTCGGCGAAGGTGTAGCTGCTGTCCTCGTCACGCAGCTGCAGCAGGTGCGGCTGCCCGTCGGCGGCCACCACGTACTCCGCCTCGCCGTCCTCTTCCGCGTAGACGTAGACCTCCTGGCCGTCCCGAGTCTCCCGGGCACCGGCGACGTCGTCGAGGTCGGCCTCCCGGAGCTCGCGCTGCCAGATGGTCAGGAAGTCCTCGGCGGAGAAGATCGAGGCGGAGCCGTCGGCGGAGAACTCCACCCACTGGTCCGCCACCAGCTCATCGATGAACCCCGGCTCGACCGCCGCGGCCACATCCTCGTCGAGCTCGCTGTAGAGCAGGGCTCCGAAGTCCTCGCCCCGGAAGTACTCGACGCCGTCGACCATCCGCTGGGTGAAGGTGTTCCCCTCACCGGCGGCGTAGCTCATCTCCGAATCAGATCCGTCCAGCGCCCCGGTGATGGTGATGTCTCCGACGGTGTCCTCGTCGATCTCGTCGAAGAGCTCATCCAGGTCCGCCTCGCCGGCCTCGACCTGACCCTCGATGGTGACGGTCTCGGCCGCGAGCATCGTCTCCCACATCTGATCCTGGATCTCGGCGAAGCTGGGGACCTCGGCCTCAGAGGCGGTGCCGGGGTCAGGGGCGTCCTGACCATCGTCGGAGAACGGGTTCGACCCGCAGGAGGCGAGCATCAGCGTCCCGGCGATCGCCAGGCCGGTCAGCGCAGTGGGCTTCATCATCAGGGCCTCTCAGCAGCTGGGGCAGGTGCGGACGTCTCGCCCGACCTCAGGGCAGGGTAATCCGGAGCGTGACTATACTGACGGATCCTGACGGCCGCCTCAATGTGAGCTGGACGCGTGTCATCGGATCCGCTCAACCCGGCACCCCGTGGGCGGCTCCGAAAGGCCTGTCACACCAGCCGGGCATCACCCTCGCGCCGAACGCGCAGCCAGCGGTACCCATAGGCGTCCAGCCCGATCTCCGTGTGCCCGGCGGCATCGAGCGTGCAGGTGCCGGGCTGCAGCAGGTCCACCAGCTCGGCGCCCTCCTCCAGATCATCCAGCTCGAATCCGACGAGGGCGGGCTCCGGCGCCAGATTGTGCAGCAGCACCATCGCTGATCCTCGCCAGGTCATCCTGTGCACCAGCACCTGGTGGTGCGGCTGCTCGATGACCTCCACCTCGCCCCAGCCCAGCTCGGGTGACTCCCGGTATCGCTGACAGAGCCTGGTGACGTGCTGCAGCAGAGAATCCTCGTCACGCCGCGCAGCTGCCGCGTTGACATGCTCGGGGCCATAAGGGCCCTCCACCAAGGGCC
It contains:
- a CDS encoding PhoX family protein translates to MPVREMLPMLGHVRGKRSAVTCALKCANACAGEVCNTSGNETFREVASAALTRRQLLGASAAGALALAVGAAAGTGPAPAAAATGSKLRFSPINPVHHDVDGLIVPEGYTWEPIIGWGDRVFPDAPEFDVENQTAEAQAKQFGYNNDYLEIVEVPGSKGRRAVLFSNHEYTNEDIMFPDGTDDAVRRAVGMAAHGMSIVEVTRKNRNHAWRVDVEGARNRRFLLDTEFAFTGPAAGSELLATADDPEGRTVRGTLNNCAGGLTPWGTFLSGEENFHGYFVSEGTSDADRRYGIDAEPTVRGWEQDEPRFDTRNPGYENEKNRFGWIVEVDPWDPESTPVKHTSLGRFKHEGANVILSGSGHAVAYAGDDERFDYLYKFVSHGTYVDGDREHNKTLLTSGDLYVAKFSGNSPASEIDGSGALPSDGAFDGTGEWLPLLFDGEPQVAGFTAEEVLVHTRLAADAAGATKMDRPEDVEPNPHTGKVYMACTNNSQRGTDGAADVDEPNPRAQNRDGHIVEITERGDQASTAFDWTLLLVCGDPSTDDAAYFSGYPEDQVSPISCPDNVAFDSQGNLWISTDGAPSGIGLCDGLFKVHLEGENRGKVEQFLSVPADAETCGPVIHDEERTVFVAVQHPGEDGTWADQRSAFPDYVAYREPGLSALPRPSVVQVLKGRPGKDSADARQRQLIGDVHSGDELKHGRATA
- a CDS encoding Fur family transcriptional regulator codes for the protein MTDWPSQLRERGLRVTRQRLAVLEAVAQDPHRPAEAIHSRVTEQLPEITVQSVYTVLHDLTARELLRRFDPPGSPACYETRTHDNHHHAICTACGRIEDVECVHGEAPCLQTPAGLGMTVEVADVVFRGICDDCAAARAQGGAGEQQSAPDASPEGTPASRETASAR
- a CDS encoding catalase — encoded protein: MTTGNTPHATGSTTQAGIPAVSDRHSLSVGPDGPLLLHDHHLIETLAHFNRMNVPERRPHAKGAGAFGTFEVTEDVSQYTKADLFQPGRTTETLLRFSTVAGELGSPDTWRDVRGFALKFYTEEGNFDLVGNNTPVFFVRDPMKFPHFIRSQKRLPDSGLRDGHMQWDFWTQNPESAHQVTYLMGDRGLPASWRRMNGYGSHTYQWNNEAGERFWVKYHFLNDAGFDTMTNEEAEKLAGADADFHRRDLFDAIARGEHPTWTLYVQVMPYEDAKTYKINPFDLTKIWPQADYPRIKVGTLTLNRNPRNFFAEIEQAAFSPANMVPGTGNSPDKMLLGRNFAYADAHRYRIGTNFQQLPVNRPKNEVHSYNFEGNMWYDHSGDKPVYAPNTVEGSTWSDEQGPVDNGWEADGELVRSAYTLREQDDDFTQPGVLVREVFDDAARDRLVETVSGALDGVREPVLSNAFQYWKNVDAEVGQRIEDAVKNG